A portion of the Symphalangus syndactylus isolate Jambi chromosome 13, NHGRI_mSymSyn1-v2.1_pri, whole genome shotgun sequence genome contains these proteins:
- the CMKLR1 gene encoding chemerin-like receptor 1 translates to MRMEDEDYNTSISYGDEYPDYLDSIVVLEELSPLEARVTRIFLVVVYSIVCFLGILGNGLVIIIATFKMKKTVNTVWFLNLAVADFLFNVFLPIHITYAAMDYHWVFGTAMCKISNFLLIHNMFTSVFLLTIISFDRCISVLLPVWSQNHRSVRLAYVACMVIWVLAFFLSSPSLVFRDTANLHGKISCFNNFSLSTPGSSSWPAHSQMDPVGYSRHMVVTVTRFLCGFLVPVLIITACYLTIVCKLQRNRLAKTKKPFKIIVTIIITFFCCWCPYHTLNLLELHHTAMPGSVFSLGLPLATALAIANSCMNPILYVFMGQDFKKFKVALFSRLVNALSEDTGHSSYPSHRSFTKMSSMNERTSMNERETSML, encoded by the exons ATG AGAATGGAGGATGAAGATTACAACACTTCCATCAGTTATGGTGATGAATACCCTGATTATTTAGACTCCATTGTGGTTTTGGAGGAGTTATCCCCCTTGGAAGCCAGGGTGACCAGGATCTTCCTGGTGGTGGTCTACAGCATCGTCTGCTTCCTCGGGATTCTGGGCAATGGTCTGGTCATCATCATTGCCACCTTCaagatgaagaagacagtgaacacGGTCTGGTTCCTCAACCTGGCAGTGGCAGATTTCCTGTTCAATGTCTTCCTCCCGATCCATATCACCTATGCCGCCATGGACTACCACTGGGTTTTTGGGACAGCCATGTGCAAGATCAGCAACTTCCTTCTCATCCACAACATGTTCACCAGTGTCTTCCTGCTGACCATCATCAGCTTTGACCGCTGCATCTCTGTGCTCCTCCCTGTCTGGTCCCAGAACCACCGCAGCGTTCGCCTGGCTTACGTGGCCTGCATGGTCATCTGGGTCCTGGCTTTCTTCTTGAGTTCCCCATCTCTCGTCTTCCGGGACACAGCCAACCTGCATGGGAAAATATCCTGCTTCAACAACTTCAGCCTGTCCACACCTGGGTCTTCCTCGTGGCCTGCTCACTCCCAAATGGACCCTGTGGGGTATAGCCGGCACATGGTGGTGACTGTCACCCGCTTCCTCTGTGGCTTCCTGGTCCCAGTCCTCATCATCACAGCTTGCTACCTCACCATCGTCTGCAAACTGCAGCGCAACCGCCTGGCCAAGACCAAGAAGCCCTTCAAGATTATTGTGACCATCATCATTACCTTCTTCTGCTGCTGGTGCCCCTACCACACACTCAACCTCCTAGAGCTCCAccacactgccatgcctggctctgTCTTCAGCCTGGGTTTGCCCCTGGCCACTGCCCTCGCCATTGCCAACAGCTGCATGAACCCCATTCTGTACGTTTTCATgggtcaggacttcaagaagTTCAAGGTGGCCCTCTTCTCCCGCCTGGTCAATGCTCTAAGTGAAGACACAGGCCACTCTTCCTACCCCAGCCATAGAAGCTTTACCAAGATGTCATCAATGAATGAGAGGACTTCGATGAATGAGAGGGAGACCAGCATGCTTTGA